ACATCAAAAACCTGCGGTAATATTTATCTTGCAAAAATTATCATTGACCACGGATTGTAAATCCGTTACATACATTACAAACTCTATGCGGCCCGACGTTTCCATCATCGTTCCCTGCTACAATGTAGCCGCTTATGTGGACAACTGTCTGGACAGCCTGGTACGGCAGACCCTCCGGAACATTGAAATCATCTGCATCAATGACGGCTCCATGGACGATACCTGGGCGCACCTGCTCCGCTGGAAGGAAAAAGACGGCAGAATCATCCTCCTGAACCAGCAGAACGCGGGCGTTTCCGCCGCAAGGAATGCCGGGCTGGATGCAGCCCGCGGCCTTTACGTAGGCTTTGCGGACCCGGACGACTACGTGGACCCGGAAATGTACTCCCGCCTTTTTTCCGCGGCGCTGGAACATGATGCGGACATCGTGGAGTGCGGCAACCACGTCTTTGAGGACTCCTCGGACCGGCTCATTGAGGCCAGAAGAAGGTCGCCCTCCTGGCATTTCGAAGAAAACGCCTCCCCCGCCAGCTTCTTCCGGGACTCCATCTGGGGTAAAATGGACATCTGCGTGTGGAGCAAGCTGTTCCGGAAAAGCATGCTGGACGCCCACCGCCTCCGCTTCAATGTAAACCTGAAATCCGGCGCGGAGGATGAAACCTTCCGGCTGATGGCCGTTCCCCATGCCTCCCGCCTCCTGTTCATCCCGGACTGCCTGTACTACTACCGCCTCATGCGGAACGGTTCCCTTTCCCGCCGCTGCAATGACCCCACCTACTTCAAATGTGTGCAGGAATTCCAGCGGCTGCTGTACATTGTGGACTACTGGAAGGAACATGGGTGGCAGAATGAAGGCCTGTTCACCTACGGCGTGCGGAAAATCAGGCCTTTCTTCGTCTCCAAACATCCCCTTTTCCACCAGATGACCGCCGTTCAGCAGCAATCCCTGCTGGACTGGTGGCACCTGTTCTACCAGAACGCGGACGGGGCGCGGTTTCTCTCCGTCCTGCCGGGCCGGGACAGGCAGCTGGTGGACCTGCTGAACTCGGCGCAACTGCCGGCCAACGGCTGGGGCCGCATCCTTCTGGCGGCCTGTTCCCTGCTTCCCGGACAGAAGGGACGCTATTACTCCTGCAAAAGAATGCTCGCAGAACACTTTTCCCAAACGCATTCCAGCGGTTCCCAAGGGAAAAACGCCTCGCCGGAAGAGCCGTTTGACACATCGCCGCCTTCCCTGTAAATTGCCTTATCCCCGTCTTCCGAACTAATGAACCGCTTTCTCTCATTCGCAGACTCCCGCATGTCCGCCGCTTTGGAACGGCTGGGCAGGCAGGCGGAAGCGCTGGATTTTTTTGATGAGATCACGCTGTTCACGGAACGTGACCTTTCCGCGGAATTCACCAGCCGCATGGGCAAATACCTGACGCCGTCCTGCCGGGGATTCGGATACTGGTCCTGGAAACCCTGGTCCATCCACCACATCCTGCAGGACATGCAGGAAGGAGACCGCCTCCTGTACCTGGATGCCGGCTGCCATATCAACATCAACGGAGCGGCGCGCTTCCGGGAATACGTGGACATGCTGGACCGGGACAGCCTCGGCATGCTGGTTTTCAACAGTGGACAGCCGGAATACAAGTGGACCAAGGGAGACATTTTCCGCCACTTTGGCATTTCCGGAGCGGATACCTGGATCACGCACACCCAGCAAATTGCGGGAGGCCACGTCTTTCTGAAAAAGAATCCGCTCACGGAAAACCTGATCCGCGAATGGCTCCATACCTTTTACGGCCATCTGAACCTGGTGGATAATTCTCCCTCCGCTTCTCCGAACCTGCCGGGATTTGTGGAAAACCGGTATGATCAGAGCATTTTCTCCATCCTGTGCAAACTGCGGGGCATTACCTCCCTGGACAGTGCGGAAACTTATGCGGAAGACTGGAAGGAGCTTTCCTCCTTCCCGTTCCAGGACAGGCGCGACATGGGAATCCCGCGGACCGCAAAGAAAGGCTGGCTCCAAAAATGCAGGCAGCTCCTCCTTCCCTCCAAAAAAGGCGGATTTGAAATCCGAAGATAGCGGACTCCCGCGGAGCATCCCCGTTTAATACAGCTCCACCAACAGGTTGCGACGTAGATAAAGTCTAAGCCGCCCAGCCCGCCGGCCGTATCTTTCCGGAACGCTTTCATTTCATTCCTATTCCCGTTCAGCCGTTTGTATTGACTTCGGATTTCAAATCCCCATACTTTCCTATGTGGCTTCTCCTCAATGCAGGACAGTATTTCAAGTCTCCCACAGCGTATCGGCCAGCTCCGCTCCCTACCGGCTGAATGATGCTCTGAACCGGAACATTTCCGGCATGGAATCCGTTCTTTTACTCAGGAGGCGCAAGGGAGTAAACGGCCTTGAAATCAAAAGGTCCGCCGCCAGAAGAGCTACAGACGCCCTGCGCCGCCATCTGGCGCACGGCTTTAACGTTCTGCTGCCGGAAAGAAGAAGGGACCTTCCTTTTTCACTGAATGTGCTGGGCATGGGCTTTGATACCGCCCAGATGGAGGAGGCGGACCTGGTGCACCTGCACTGGATAGGCGGCAGAACGGTGGATTTCACGCGGCTGCGCCACATCCGCCGCCCGCTGGTCCATACGCTTCACGATATGTTTTCCTGTACCGCGGGGTGCCACTGCACCATGGACTGCGGCCTGTTCCGGGACGGATGCCGGGGCCTCTGCCCCCAGCTTGGCACGCCCCGCCTGTTCCATAACCTGCCTGCATGGCTCTTCTCCCGTAAACGCAGGGCCTTCGGCAGCATCCCTTCCCTCACGCTCGTCACCCCCTCCCTCTGGCTGAAAAAGGAAGTGGAAAAAAGCTGCATGTTCCCCGGAAGAAGAATTGTCCAGATTTACAACCCCGTGGATACGGACCTCTTCCGCCCGGCGGAAAACCGGGAGGCCATCCGTGCGGCCCTGGGCATCCCGTCCGGAGCCTTTGTCATTGCCTGCGGCGCAACCGGCCTGTTCAATCCGGTCAAGGGAGGCCATTTCATCCCCCTGGCGCTGGAAGAACTATACCGGCGCGGGCACCGGAACCTCCATCTGCTGCTCTTCGGCAACCAGGAAAAAAGCGTGGAATTCCCCTTCCCCAGCACAAACGCCGGATTCATTACGGACATGAAGGAACTGGCCGGGCTTTACAGCGCGGCGGATATGTTCCTGAATCCCACGCTGCAGGACGTTCTTTCCAACGTAGCTCTGGAATCCATGGCCTGCAAGACCCCTTCCGTCACTTTCCGGACGGGCGGAGTTCCGGAAGTGGTCCTGGACGGCAAAACGGGGCTGGTGGCTCCCCAGGGAGACCTGCATCAATTGGCAGGCCACTGTGAACGCCTCATCCATGACCGGGCACTCCGGCTGTCACTGGCGGAGGAAGGGCGGAAACACGCGGAACAGACATTCTCCTATCCCGTCATTGCGGCAAAACATGCCGCCCTCTATGAAGAAACGCTCCGGGAATACCGTCGCGAAGGGTGAAAATGACTGACGTTTAACCGCCGGGCAACCTTCCTCCAACATGCCCGGACAGCCTCTTCCTTTGTCATTGACAAGAAAGAGCCGCCCCATACACTCTGAACCACTCCGACCCGCCTCCTCCCATGAAAACGCTTAAAATCTCCTTTTTACAGTCCACTCCGGATTTCGGCAGGGAAGGCATTCTCCAGCTCCTGAAAGACCGGTACCATGTGGTGGAAGACAATACCGACTTCGATTACCTGATCGCCACCCCCTGGTTTTACGTCAACCGGGAGGCATTCTACGATTTTCTGGAACGGGCGCCGGGGCATATCACCGTCATGTACGCCTGCCATGAAGCCATTGCCCCGGACTTCATGCTGTTTGACTACTACATCGGGCTGGATACCGTGCCCGGGAGCGGCCGCACCGTCAAACTCCCCTTCCTGCGCCACCATTTGCAGGAAGTGCACGGCGGCAAGGAAGGCCTGGACGCCCGCGCCCTCCTGGCCTCCAAAACGGGCTTCTGCAACTTCATTTACTCCAACCGCAAATCCCATCCCAACCGGGACGCCATTTTCCACAAGCTCTCCGCCTTCCGGTTCGTCAACTCCCTGGGGCCCCACCTCAACAACACGCCGGGCGACGGCCACCAGTCGGAAGACTGGTACTCTTCCTCCATCCGGATGAAAAAGCCGTACAAATTCTCCATTGCCTTTGAAAACGCGTGGTACCCCGGCTACACCAGCGAGAAAATCGTCACCAGCATGCTGGCGGGCACCATCCCCATTTACTGGGGCAACCCGGACATCGGCAGGGAATTCAACTCCGCTGCATTCATCAACTGCCATGACTTCCCCACGCTGGACGATGCCGTGGCCTATGTAAAAAAAGTGGATGAAGACGACGGCCTGTGGTGTGAAATCATGTCCCGCCCCTGGAAAACCCCGGAACAGGAAGCCCTCTTCCTGGAAGAAACGGAACGTGAAACAGCCAAACTTTACCGGATATTCGACCAGTCTCCGGAAGAAGCGCGCCGCAAGGGGGACGGAACCTGGATTTCCTACTACCAGCGCTTTTTAAAACGCGGCCACAGGCTGCGCCTGGCGTGGCGGCGGCTGAAAAAACGCCTGCGCAAATAACAGAAGCTCCCCGACCCCGCAATCCCACGCCGTTTTTTCTCCCTTCCCGCATTCCCGCCTTATTTCCCACTCCCGTATGTGCCTCCTTTCCGCCTCATGAGCAAATGCCTTTCTGAAAACTTTTGTTCGCCTTCCCTCCATCAGGCCGGAAACACCGTCCATGGCGCCTACCTTCCGCACATTGACGGCCTGCGCACCTTTGCCGTACTGGCCGTCGTCCTGTACCATCTGCTGGAATGGGCGTGCCCCGGAGGGTACACGGGCGTGGACATCTTCTTCGTCATCTCCGGCTACCTGATCGGCGGCGGCCTGGTCCGCAGCCTGAAAGAGAACTCCTTCTCCCTGCCCTCCTTCTACTGCCGCAGGATCAGGCGCATCATGCCCGCCTACTTCTGCCTGATCGCGGTAGTGCTGGCCTTCGGCTGCGTGGTGCTGGACTGCGACGACCTGCGCACCCTGGGCAGAACGGTGAGATCCAGCGCGCTTTTCATCACCAATACTTACTTCAGCAGGACCGCAGGGGATTATTTCAGCCCCGCCGCGGAAGAAAACCCCCTGCTGAACCTGTGGTCCCTGAGCGTGGAAGAACAATTCTACCTGGCCATCCCGCTCACCCTGTGGCTGCTCTGGAAATTCAGGAAAAACGCCGTCGCGCCCGTCCTCTGCGGAGCTTTGGCGCTCTCCCTGTTTGCCGCCGTCCATCACATGGGGCATCTGGAGCACAACAAAGCCTTCTACCTGCTCTACTGCCGCGCCTGGGAACTCCTGGCCGGCTGTCTGCTGGCCCTGGCTCCGGCCGCGGAGGAACAGGGCCGCGGAAGAAGCTGGCTGCGCCTGGCGGGGTGGTCAGGCATCCTGCTCCCCTTTGCCTGTTACACCGCTTCCACGCCTTTTCCGGGGTATGCGGCCATTCCCTCCGTCGCGGGGGCGGCCCTCCTGATCCGCTACGGAAGCCATGGCTGGTCCGGACGCATCCTCAAACACCCGCTCAGCACGGGCATCGGCAAAATCTCCTACTCCCTGTACCTGTGGCACTGGCCCGTCATCGTGTACTGGACCTACATCTGCTTCAATGAATGCAGCCCGTGGGACTATGCGGGCATGTTTGCGCTCTCCCTCCTCCTGGGGTTCCTCTCCTGGAA
This DNA window, taken from Akkermansia muciniphila, encodes the following:
- a CDS encoding glycosyltransferase encodes the protein MRPDVSIIVPCYNVAAYVDNCLDSLVRQTLRNIEIICINDGSMDDTWAHLLRWKEKDGRIILLNQQNAGVSAARNAGLDAARGLYVGFADPDDYVDPEMYSRLFSAALEHDADIVECGNHVFEDSSDRLIEARRRSPSWHFEENASPASFFRDSIWGKMDICVWSKLFRKSMLDAHRLRFNVNLKSGAEDETFRLMAVPHASRLLFIPDCLYYYRLMRNGSLSRRCNDPTYFKCVQEFQRLLYIVDYWKEHGWQNEGLFTYGVRKIRPFFVSKHPLFHQMTAVQQQSLLDWWHLFYQNADGARFLSVLPGRDRQLVDLLNSAQLPANGWGRILLAACSLLPGQKGRYYSCKRMLAEHFSQTHSSGSQGKNASPEEPFDTSPPSL
- a CDS encoding glycosyltransferase — translated: MESVLLLRRRKGVNGLEIKRSAARRATDALRRHLAHGFNVLLPERRRDLPFSLNVLGMGFDTAQMEEADLVHLHWIGGRTVDFTRLRHIRRPLVHTLHDMFSCTAGCHCTMDCGLFRDGCRGLCPQLGTPRLFHNLPAWLFSRKRRAFGSIPSLTLVTPSLWLKKEVEKSCMFPGRRIVQIYNPVDTDLFRPAENREAIRAALGIPSGAFVIACGATGLFNPVKGGHFIPLALEELYRRGHRNLHLLLFGNQEKSVEFPFPSTNAGFITDMKELAGLYSAADMFLNPTLQDVLSNVALESMACKTPSVTFRTGGVPEVVLDGKTGLVAPQGDLHQLAGHCERLIHDRALRLSLAEEGRKHAEQTFSYPVIAAKHAALYEETLREYRREG
- a CDS encoding glycosyltransferase family 10 — encoded protein: MKTLKISFLQSTPDFGREGILQLLKDRYHVVEDNTDFDYLIATPWFYVNREAFYDFLERAPGHITVMYACHEAIAPDFMLFDYYIGLDTVPGSGRTVKLPFLRHHLQEVHGGKEGLDARALLASKTGFCNFIYSNRKSHPNRDAIFHKLSAFRFVNSLGPHLNNTPGDGHQSEDWYSSSIRMKKPYKFSIAFENAWYPGYTSEKIVTSMLAGTIPIYWGNPDIGREFNSAAFINCHDFPTLDDAVAYVKKVDEDDGLWCEIMSRPWKTPEQEALFLEETERETAKLYRIFDQSPEEARRKGDGTWISYYQRFLKRGHRLRLAWRRLKKRLRK
- a CDS encoding acyltransferase family protein; the protein is MSKCLSENFCSPSLHQAGNTVHGAYLPHIDGLRTFAVLAVVLYHLLEWACPGGYTGVDIFFVISGYLIGGGLVRSLKENSFSLPSFYCRRIRRIMPAYFCLIAVVLAFGCVVLDCDDLRTLGRTVRSSALFITNTYFSRTAGDYFSPAAEENPLLNLWSLSVEEQFYLAIPLTLWLLWKFRKNAVAPVLCGALALSLFAAVHHMGHLEHNKAFYLLYCRAWELLAGCLLALAPAAEEQGRGRSWLRLAGWSGILLPFACYTASTPFPGYAAIPSVAGAALLIRYGSHGWSGRILKHPLSTGIGKISYSLYLWHWPVIVYWTYICFNECSPWDYAGMFALSLLLGFLSWKFVETPFRTGTAWWKPGKAFLLTASGCLMLGFAGEWLKWTDGARDYWHVTANNISFPEYWKGPAFPPSFGIVPPDRAVVEKGNAIQPHHPELGDVTDYPFVLLGKTGEPPSFLLMGDSHAMASSPGFDDAARLLHRSGLFYRARLCPLSGISDSGDTDSLTLLRMMYPHWEHNMDLILDWLESTPRIHTVFIHNRWIELVNSHRDARLKQLVADGLRHTCARLHKAGKQIVLLGPVPEWTFGPRKLMRRNVLLNANRADRLLGGDFTTRQRPVFALLKHMESTGLCRFIPLHGAFHQDGQWLEEDMGNLMYCDDNHLSPYGSRKMVSCIIDQLFPEPALESTASN